The Cherax quadricarinatus isolate ZL_2023a unplaced genomic scaffold, ASM3850222v1 Contig5512, whole genome shotgun sequence genome contains a region encoding:
- the LOC138852234 gene encoding uncharacterized protein has protein sequence MTVSALTTPDVATPHVATADVATADVAAPHVATAGVAAPHVATADVATPHVATADVATPHVATPVVPSSAVASTSTAADASTSTAADASASASASDRVSTRVHVSSATRRVSMYKKKNRVAVDKEMICMENDSFAEIISFVHCPYCFCKKIEVTYYKHHLETFVNMSCKD, from the coding sequence ATGACTGTATCTGCTCTGACGACTCCAGATGTGGCCACCCCACATGTGGCCACTGCAGATGTGGCTACTGCAGATGTGGCCGCCCCACATGTGGCCACTGCAGGTGTGGCCGCCCCACATGTGGCCACTGCAGATGTGGCCACCCCACATGTGGCCACTGCTGATGTGGCCACCCCACATGTAGCCACCCCAGTTGTGCCTAGCTCAGCTGTCGCCAGCACGTCGACAGCTGCTGACGCCAGCACGTCGACAGCTGCTGACGCGAGTGCCAGTGCGAGTGCCAGTGATCGTGTGTCAACAAGAGTTCATGTGTCAAGTGCCACACGACGAGTGTCCATGTATAAAAAGAAAAATCGTGTTGCTGTTGATAAGGAAATGATATGTATGGAAAATGATAGTTTTGCTGAAATTATATCATTTGTTCATTGTCCCTATTGTTTTTGTAAGAAGATCGAAGTTACATATTATAAACATCACTTAGAAACATTTGTGAATATGTCGTGTAAAGACTAA